The proteins below are encoded in one region of Pseudochaenichthys georgianus unplaced genomic scaffold, fPseGeo1.2 scaffold_587_arrow_ctg1, whole genome shotgun sequence:
- the LOC139433534 gene encoding GRIP and coiled-coil domain-containing protein-like has product MAAVWMLVCVLTVCLARDLSPNEISLNKAFALFRSMESMLERDAGEVQMATNEVEAEASHHQNVRHDGINEMDNVRHDGVNETDSVRYDGVNETDNVRHDGVNETDNVRHDGVNETDNVHHDGVNETDNVFHDGVNETDSVRYDGVNETDNVRHDGVNETDNVRHDGVNETDNVRHDGVNETDNVRHDGVNETDSVRYDGVNETDSVRYDGVNETDNVRHDGVNETDNVRHDGVNETDNVRHDGVNETDSVRYDGVNETDNVHHDGVNETDNVFHDGVNETDSVRYDGVNETDNVRHDGVNETDNVRHDGVNETDNVRHDGVNETDSVRYDGVNETDNVRHDGVNETDNVRHDGVNETDDVRHNGVNKMAIIELLSLP; this is encoded by the exons ATGGCAGCTGTTTGGATGCTCGTCTGTGTGCTGACTGTTTGTCTGGCCAGAG ATCTGTCTCCCAATGAGATCTCCTTAAATAAAGCCTTTGCACTTTTCCGGTCGATGGAGTCCATGTTGGAGCGAGACGCTGGCGAAG ttcaAATGGCGACCAACGAAGTGGAAGCTGAGGCGTCACATCACCAgaacgttcgccacgacgggatCAACGAGatggataacgttcgccacgacggggtcaacgagacggatagcGTTCGCTacgacggggtcaacgagacggataacgttcgccacgacggggtcaacgagacggataacgttcgccacgacggggtcaacgagacggataacgttcacCACGACGGGGttaacgagacggataacgttttccatgacggggtcaacgagacggatagcGTTCGCTacgacggggtcaacgagacggataacgttcgccacgacggggtcaacgagacggataacgttcgccacgacggggtcaacgagacggataacgttcgccacgacggggtcaacgagacggataacgttcgccacgacggggtcaacgagacggatagcGTTCGATacgacggggtcaacgagacggatagcGTTCGCTacgacggggtcaacgagacggataacgttcgccacgacggggtcaacgagacggataacgttcgccacgacggggtcaacgagacggataacgttcgccacgacggggtcaacgagacggatagcGTTCGATACGACGGGGttaacgagacggataacgttcacCACGACGGGGttaacgagacggataacgttttccatgacggggtcaacgagacggatagcGTTCGCTacgacggggtcaacgagacggataacgttcgccacgacggggtcaacgagacggataacgttcgccacgacggggtcaacgagacggataacgttcgccacgacggggtcaacgagacggatagcGTTCGATacgacggggtcaacgagacggataacgttcgccacgacggggtcaacgagacggataatgttcgccacgacggggtcaacgagacggatgaCGTTCGCCACAATGGGGTCAACAAGATGGCGATTATCGAGCTTTTATCTTTGCCATAA
- the LOC139433535 gene encoding GRIP and coiled-coil domain-containing protein-like encodes MATNEVEAEASRHQSVRHDGINETDNVRHDGVNETDNVRNNGVNETDNVRHDGINETDNVRHDGVNETDNVRHDVINETDTVRHDGVNETDTVRHDVINETDTVRHDVVNETDTVRHDGINETDNVRHNGVNETDNVRHDGINETDNVRHDGVNETDNVRHDGVNETDNVRHDVINETDNVRHDGVNETDNVRHDVINETDTVRHDVVNVTDTVRHDGVNETDNVRHDGVNETDNVRHDGVNETDNVRHDGVNETDNVRHDGVNETDNVRHDGINETDNVRHDGVNETDNVFHDGVNETDNVRHDGVNETDNVRHDGVNETDNVRHDGVNERDNVRHDWVNERDNVRHDWVNERDNVRHDGVNETDNVRHDWVNETDNVRHDGVNETDNVRHDGVNETDNVRHDGVNGTDNVRHDGVNETDNVRHDGVNETDNVRHDGVNETDNVRHDGVNETDNVRHDGVNETDNVLHDGVNETDNVRHDGVIETDNVRHDGVNEM; translated from the coding sequence ATGGCGACCAACGAAGTGGAAGCTGAGGCGTCACGTCACCAGAGcgttcgccacgacgggatcaacgagacggataacgttcgccacgacggggtcaacgagacggataacgttcgcaacaacggggtcaacgagacggataacgttcgccacgacgggatcaacgagacggataacgttcgccacgacggggtaaacgagacggataacgttcgccacgacgtgatcaacgagacggataccgttcgccacgacggggtcaacgagacggataccGTTCGCCACGACGtgatcaacgagacggataccGTTCGCCACGACgtggtcaacgagacggataccgttcgccacgacgggatcaacgagacggataacgttcgccacaacggggtcaacgagacggataacgttcgccacgacgggatcaacgagacggataacgttcgccacgacggggtcaacgagacggataacgttcgccacgacggggtcaacgagacggataacgttcgccacgacgtgatcaacgagacggataacgttcgccacgacggggtcaacgagacggataacgttcgccacgacgtgatcaacgagacggataccGTTCGCCACGACGTGGTCAACGTGACGGATAccgttcgccacgacggggtcaacgagacggataacgttcgccacgacggggtcaacgagacggataacgttcgccacgacggggtcaacgagacggataacgttcgccacgacggggtcaacgagacggataacgttcgccacgacggggtcaacgagacggataacgttcgccacgacgggatcaacgagacggataacgttcgccacgacggggtcaacgagacggataacgttttccatgacggggtcaacgagacggataatgttcgccacgacggggtaaacgagacggataacgttcgccacgacggggtaaacgagacggataacgttcgccacgacggggtaAACGAGAGagataacgttcgccacgactgggtcaacgagagagataacgttcgccacgactgggtcaacgagagagataacgttcgccacgacggggtcaacgagacggataacgttcgccacgactgggtcaacgagacggataacgttcgccacgacggggtcaacgagacggataacgttcgccacgacggggtcaacgagacggataacgttcgccacgacggggtcaacgggacggataacgttcgccacgacggggtcaacgagacggataacgttcgccacgacggggtaaacgagacggataacgttcgccacgacggggtaaacgagacggataacgttcgccacgacggggtaaacgagacggataacgttcgccacgacggggtcaacgagacggataacgttctacacgacggggtcaacgagacggataacgttcgccacgacggggtcatcgagacggataacgttcgccacgacggggtcaacgagatGTAA